CCCACAGTCTTCATCATCGGCGAAGAAGTCGCCCAATACGATGGAGCTTACAAGGTGACAAAAGGCCTCTGGGAGAAGTACGGTGACAAGCGAGTGATTGACACCCCGATAACCGAAGCTGGATTCGCTGGAATAGCGATTGGAGCTGCTATTGCAGGTCTCCGTCCAATCTGCGAGTTCATGACCTTCAATTTCTCGATGCAGGCGATTGATCGTGTGGTAAATGCAGCGGCGAAGAATCTCTACATGTCGGCAGGAAGATATCCCGTGCCAATTGTCTTCAGGGGACCCAATGGCAATGCCAAGGGATTGGCAGCACAACACTCGCAGTGCTTTGCCGCTTGGTATATGAGTGTACCCGGGCTCAAAGTCATGTCTCCATCTACGAGTGAGGACTACAGGGGATGTCTGAAGGCAGGAGTCAGAGATCCCGATCCGGTGGTGATTCTGGAGTCAGAGTTGCTCTATAATATGGAGTTTGAGGTGTCCAATGAGGCTTTAGACAAGGACTTCATTGTGCCCATTGGAAAGGGCAAAATCGAACGTCAAGGTCAGCATATAACCCTTGTGTGTCATGGACAAGCTACTTGGCATGTTATGAGGGCAGCTGAGATGCTCGGGGCTGTTGGGATCGAGGCTGAGGTCGTTAATTTGAGATCACTGAGGCCTGTCGATTGGGCAATGATTTTTGAGTCCATTGGAAAGACTCATCGACTTATGGTAGTCGAGCTAGGGTGGCCTAGATGTGGGGTTGGAGCTGAAATCTGCTCCACTGTTATGGAGAATCCAGTTTTCTTTCAACTGGATGCTCCTGCTGTCAGGTGTACTGGCATTGATGTGCCCATGCCGTATTCGGATAAGATTGAGTATGAATGCACACCGAAGGACCATCATATTGTCGAGTATGCTAAGAAGATTTGTGGAATTAAGATATGAAAACCTGATGCATTTATTCTTCAGGGTCTTTTGATGGCCATTTTTACTGTAGCTCATTCTCTTGAATGGAGAGACCGGCGAAAATTAAATAGACAATTTGACGGATTCGAAGAAATTTAGATTATTTTACTCACTGAAGAATCTGTCGACGTTCTCCAGAGAATGTTGCTTCACGTACTCGTGATGGCAACTCGGTGGAGGTGGGTTAAACATTGGAAGTCTGACCTTGTTCTCTTCCGGGTACTGTCCCCCCAAACTGGAGGCCAGTAGT
This DNA window, taken from Diachasmimorpha longicaudata isolate KC_UGA_2023 chromosome 8, iyDiaLong2, whole genome shotgun sequence, encodes the following:
- the LOC135164983 gene encoding pyruvate dehydrogenase E1 component subunit beta, mitochondrial-like, whose translation is MHSLLVPRGLPSLRVLSRLMGKLSIRDALNSALDEELANNPTVFIIGEEVAQYDGAYKVTKGLWEKYGDKRVIDTPITEAGFAGIAIGAAIAGLRPICEFMTFNFSMQAIDRVVNAAAKNLYMSAGRYPVPIVFRGPNGNAKGLAAQHSQCFAAWYMSVPGLKVMSPSTSEDYRGCLKAGVRDPDPVVILESELLYNMEFEVSNEALDKDFIVPIGKGKIERQGQHITLVCHGQATWHVMRAAEMLGAVGIEAEVVNLRSLRPVDWAMIFESIGKTHRLMVVELGWPRCGVGAEICSTVMENPVFFQLDAPAVRCTGIDVPMPYSDKIEYECTPKDHHIVEYAKKICGIKI